In the Streptomyces fradiae ATCC 10745 = DSM 40063 genome, one interval contains:
- a CDS encoding type III pantothenate kinase, producing the protein MLLTIDVGNTHTVLGLFDGEEIVEHWRISTDARRTADELAVVLQGLMGMHPLLGEELGDGIEGIAICSTVPSVLHELREVTRRYYGDVPAVLVEPGIRTGVPVLTDNPKEVGADRIINSAAAVELYGGPAIVVDFGTATTFDAVSARGEYVGGVIAPGIEISVEALGVRGAQLRKIEVTRPRGVIGKNTVEAMQSGIIYGFAGQVDGVVQRMRQELVGPDGDPSDVTVIATGGLAPMVLGEAKLIDEHEPWLTLIGLRLVYERNVSRM; encoded by the coding sequence ATGCTCCTCACCATCGACGTCGGCAACACCCACACCGTCCTCGGCCTCTTCGACGGCGAGGAGATCGTCGAGCACTGGCGGATCTCCACGGACGCCCGCCGCACCGCCGACGAACTGGCGGTGGTCCTCCAGGGCCTGATGGGCATGCACCCGCTGCTCGGCGAGGAGCTGGGCGACGGCATCGAGGGCATCGCGATCTGCTCGACGGTCCCGTCCGTGCTGCACGAGCTGCGCGAGGTCACCCGCCGCTACTACGGCGACGTGCCCGCCGTCCTGGTCGAGCCCGGCATCCGGACGGGCGTGCCGGTCCTGACCGACAACCCCAAGGAGGTCGGCGCCGACCGGATCATCAACTCGGCGGCGGCGGTCGAGCTGTACGGAGGCCCGGCGATCGTCGTGGACTTCGGTACGGCGACGACGTTCGACGCGGTCAGCGCGCGCGGCGAGTACGTCGGCGGGGTCATCGCGCCCGGTATCGAGATCTCCGTCGAGGCGCTCGGCGTCCGGGGCGCGCAGCTCCGCAAGATCGAGGTGACCCGCCCGCGCGGGGTGATCGGCAAGAACACCGTCGAGGCCATGCAGTCGGGCATCATCTACGGGTTCGCCGGGCAGGTCGACGGGGTCGTCCAGCGCATGCGGCAGGAGCTGGTCGGCCCGGACGGCGACCCGTCCGACGTGACGGTCATCGCGACGGGCGGGCTCGCGCCGATGGTGCTGGGCGAGGCGAAGCTGATCGACGAGCACGAGCCGTGGCTGACCCTGATCGGCCTGCGCCTGGTCTACGAGCGGAACGTGTCCCGCATGTGA